A genomic region of Pseudomonas sp. RSB 5.4 contains the following coding sequences:
- a CDS encoding molecular chaperone, giving the protein MSESRPQPSLRAPIPTQTRLSFCEATPRDLKRWIAGLPKANIGETARQLYQGLGELNQLLTPSDNRLHLLELLRPEVYFVCQHLERHFLHQAIMLDDRSRKISNLCQALQSQLAIGYKQIVLRIAPKYTKDRAALVSQALQRAAHALKGQLLRATQLYSPPPEHLWFELHQLYRCACALQLHQRRVPDDLASLSSELSLEQTYIAALLLGSARCNQLRQNQIARLAEVLEPWSALLKLHPGRPDDGLFAISAELDAGPRYRSMFRKEQQGALQGFDPQPLVNVIEAHLLQQETSTPLPVPAGLSLDTLQHLHASWGHTAERSFQRTIGQGSLSVCVGMSALHFYLGGERTFSELLKHPGARAANFSRAVVHGEKDSWSQAFDAAPLSAAEELLPYEEIQYEHLGDDESNASSTPHYPTYTLAVINHSPGGYCLMWPSDVPAELQAGEMVGIQDSSNQGWSIAVIRWIRQVRGSGPQMGIELVAPHAEPCGLQLVRSRDDHSHYLRGLLLPEISAIDLPATLLAPRLPFQEGNKVLINTHGEEHRAGLDRRVASTHSFNQFAYRSLEAAQNGGGEENFDSLWKSL; this is encoded by the coding sequence ATGAGTGAGTCACGCCCCCAACCCTCCCTGCGCGCCCCGATCCCGACGCAAACGCGCCTGTCGTTCTGCGAAGCCACCCCGCGCGACCTCAAGCGCTGGATCGCCGGCCTGCCCAAGGCCAACATCGGCGAAACCGCTCGCCAGTTGTACCAGGGCCTGGGCGAACTCAACCAATTGCTTACCCCCAGCGACAATCGCCTGCACCTCCTGGAGCTGCTGCGCCCCGAGGTGTATTTCGTTTGCCAGCATCTGGAGCGGCACTTCCTGCATCAGGCGATCATGCTCGATGACCGTTCGCGCAAGATCAGCAATCTGTGTCAGGCGCTGCAAAGTCAGCTGGCCATCGGCTACAAGCAGATCGTTTTGCGCATTGCGCCCAAGTACACCAAGGATCGTGCGGCGCTGGTCAGTCAGGCCCTGCAACGGGCAGCGCATGCACTCAAGGGGCAACTGCTGCGGGCGACGCAGCTGTATAGCCCGCCGCCGGAGCATCTGTGGTTCGAGCTGCATCAGCTGTATCGCTGCGCCTGCGCATTGCAGTTGCACCAGCGCCGGGTGCCTGACGATCTGGCGAGTCTGAGCAGCGAACTGAGCCTGGAACAGACCTATATCGCCGCGTTGCTGCTGGGCAGCGCCCGTTGCAATCAATTGCGGCAGAACCAGATCGCCCGACTGGCCGAAGTGCTGGAACCGTGGAGCGCCCTGCTCAAGCTGCATCCCGGCAGGCCGGACGACGGACTGTTCGCCATCAGCGCCGAACTGGACGCCGGTCCGCGTTACCGCAGCATGTTTCGCAAAGAACAACAGGGCGCACTGCAGGGCTTTGATCCGCAACCGCTGGTGAACGTGATCGAAGCGCATTTACTGCAGCAAGAGACGTCGACGCCGCTGCCCGTCCCGGCAGGACTAAGCCTCGATACCCTGCAGCATTTGCACGCGAGTTGGGGACATACCGCCGAGCGCAGCTTTCAGCGCACCATCGGTCAGGGCAGCCTGAGCGTGTGCGTCGGCATGAGCGCCCTGCACTTTTATCTGGGCGGCGAACGCACTTTCAGCGAACTGCTGAAACATCCCGGCGCCCGCGCGGCGAACTTCAGCCGCGCCGTGGTTCACGGCGAAAAGGACAGCTGGAGCCAGGCCTTCGACGCCGCCCCGCTGAGCGCGGCTGAGGAATTGCTGCCGTACGAGGAAATCCAGTACGAGCACTTGGGCGACGATGAAAGCAACGCCAGCAGCACTCCACACTACCCGACTTACACGTTAGCGGTGATCAACCACAGTCCCGGCGGCTATTGCCTGATGTGGCCGAGTGACGTGCCCGCCGAGTTGCAGGCCGGGGAAATGGTCGGTATTCAGGACAGTTCGAATCAGGGCTGGAGCATTGCGGTGATCCGCTGGATTCGTCAGGTACGCGGCAGCGGGCCGCAAATGGGCATCGAGCTGGTGGCGCCGCACGCTGAACCCTGTGGCTTGCAACTGGTGCGTTCGCGGGACGATCACAGCCACTATTTGCGCGGCCTGTTGCTGCCCGAGATCAGCGCCATCGACTTGCCCGCGACCTTGCTCGCCCCGCGCCTGCCGTTTCAGGAAGGCAATAAAGTGCTGATCAACACCCACGGCGAAGAACATCGCGCCGGGCTGGATCGACGGGTGGCGAGTACCCACAGTTTCAATCAGTTTGCCTATCGCTCGCTGGAAGCCGCGCAGAATGGCGGGGGCGAGGAGAATTTCGATTCGTTGTGGAAATCGCTTTAG
- a CDS encoding HDOD domain-containing protein, with protein sequence MANETNVPHVKPTTLEGWVKLLDGVRLPVPQEAHDKVCRAIRDNRSSLRDIADLMQDSPALALSIIREANRHTLGTMTAPAENLEVAINRLGLARTEELLARLPVEPQMQIPKALRQLQMISQHATQQANGFFASRLARLWQDIHWGSLLFLSPLWPLALTFPELLEEWEVRVIHKGESAPVVEKQLFGVRLLKIAEALVQVWHLPIWVQQGYKLLLSEQRELVKVLRIARDSEHPLRQQNRLDDDPTLRRWLNQPANTVLLANGLALSAQQAWDSPHSERWQYLTSLYLQISMDEVQQQLHQQAANSARQHAMPDLWHPAVSLLWPWGTHRLPAGMLPAAAPSAEDLTQWRRQCAELLAEPSRFTNAMSLTVAARDALVASGMRRVMILMADRTQSNLRVHQTFGLPKEAAALNFVVSQSKVLQRLLAQQAQVRINPENNAQFSALLPQGLRTLFRGEHLFLRSLVNNGRVIMIVVADQGGGPFADISVQAFGKTAQCIEKALHSFSSRGR encoded by the coding sequence ATGGCTAATGAAACGAACGTCCCACACGTAAAACCGACCACGCTCGAGGGCTGGGTCAAGCTGCTCGATGGCGTGCGCCTGCCCGTGCCGCAAGAGGCTCACGACAAGGTTTGCCGGGCGATCCGCGACAACCGCAGCTCGCTGCGCGATATCGCCGACCTGATGCAGGACAGTCCCGCGCTGGCCTTGAGCATCATCCGTGAGGCCAATCGTCACACCCTCGGCACGATGACTGCACCGGCGGAAAATCTCGAGGTGGCGATCAACCGTCTGGGCCTTGCGCGTACCGAAGAATTGCTCGCGCGCCTGCCCGTCGAACCGCAGATGCAGATCCCCAAGGCGCTGCGCCAACTGCAGATGATCAGCCAGCACGCCACACAACAGGCCAACGGTTTTTTCGCCAGTCGCCTGGCGCGCCTGTGGCAGGACATTCATTGGGGCAGCCTGTTGTTTCTCTCGCCGCTATGGCCGCTGGCGCTGACGTTTCCAGAATTGCTCGAAGAGTGGGAAGTGCGGGTTATCCACAAGGGCGAATCGGCCCCGGTCGTCGAGAAGCAACTGTTTGGCGTGCGCCTGCTGAAGATCGCCGAGGCGCTGGTACAGGTCTGGCACCTGCCGATCTGGGTGCAGCAAGGCTATAAACTGCTGCTCAGCGAACAGCGCGAACTGGTGAAAGTCCTGCGCATCGCCCGTGACAGCGAGCATCCGCTGCGCCAGCAGAATCGCCTCGACGACGATCCGACCCTGCGCCGCTGGCTCAACCAGCCGGCCAACACCGTGTTGCTGGCCAACGGCCTGGCGCTGTCGGCGCAACAGGCCTGGGACAGTCCGCACAGCGAGCGCTGGCAGTACCTGACCAGCCTTTATCTGCAAATCTCGATGGACGAGGTGCAGCAGCAGTTGCACCAGCAAGCGGCCAACAGTGCGCGCCAGCATGCAATGCCCGATCTGTGGCACCCGGCCGTTTCATTATTATGGCCGTGGGGCACCCATCGGTTGCCGGCCGGGATGCTGCCGGCGGCCGCGCCGAGTGCCGAGGATCTGACTCAATGGCGCCGGCAATGCGCCGAACTGCTGGCCGAGCCAAGCCGCTTCACCAATGCCATGAGCCTGACCGTCGCCGCGCGTGATGCGCTGGTCGCCAGTGGCATGCGCCGGGTGATGATTCTGATGGCCGACCGCACGCAGTCCAATCTGCGGGTGCACCAGACCTTCGGTTTGCCGAAGGAAGCCGCCGCGCTGAATTTTGTCGTCAGCCAGAGCAAAGTTCTGCAACGGTTGCTCGCGCAGCAGGCACAGGTGCGGATCAACCCCGAGAACAACGCGCAATTCTCCGCGCTGCTGCCGCAAGGCCTGCGCACGCTGTTCCGCGGCGAACACCTGTTCCTGCGCTCGCTGGTCAATAACGGCCGGGTGATCATGATCGTGGTCGCCGACCAGGGCGGTGGGCCGTTCGCCGACATCAGCGTGCAGGCTTTCGGCAAAACCGCGCAGTGCATCGAAAAAGCCCTGCACAGCTTTAGCAGCCGTGGCCGATGA
- a CDS encoding toll/interleukin-1 receptor domain-containing protein: protein MPVFISYRHMDRPQAMAINAQLMQANIKTYLDVLDPESQTTDDITGVITRNITECTHLLAVVSEKTALSWWVPFEIGEATISNRRICSFRTGPAQLPEYLDKWPKLSTPTDVDFFIEAYRSEGTIKRSMTLDSVTGNQSTRSANKINAEMFHEGLKNRIRRGF, encoded by the coding sequence ATGCCCGTATTCATCAGCTACCGCCACATGGATCGCCCGCAGGCCATGGCGATCAATGCCCAATTGATGCAGGCCAACATCAAGACCTACCTCGACGTGCTCGACCCGGAATCGCAGACCACCGACGACATCACCGGGGTCATCACGCGCAACATCACCGAATGCACGCACCTGCTGGCGGTGGTGTCGGAGAAAACCGCGTTGTCGTGGTGGGTGCCGTTCGAAATCGGCGAAGCGACGATCAGCAACCGGCGGATCTGTTCGTTCCGCACCGGGCCGGCGCAACTGCCGGAATACCTGGACAAGTGGCCGAAGCTGAGCACGCCCACGGATGTCGATTTCTTCATCGAGGCCTATCGCAGCGAAGGCACGATCAAACGCTCGATGACGCTCGACTCGGTGACCGGCAATCAATCGACGCGCAGCGCCAACAAGATCAATGCCGAGATGTTCCATGAGGGGCTGAAGAACCGGATTCGCCGCGGGTTCTGA
- the rsgA gene encoding small ribosomal subunit biogenesis GTPase RsgA, translating to MAKRQLNRRQNWRIEKIQGERAARAAKRESSAVEALEGGDLGPEQHGLVIAHFGVQVEVEAVDGEQAGQVFRCHLRANLPALVTGDRVVWRAGNQGIGVIVAQLPRSTELCRPDSRGQLKPVAANVDMIVIVFAPLPEPHANLIDRYLVAAEHAGIRPLLLLNKFDLIDEQNAPALNALLAVYRTLGYPVLEVSAHHGNGMEQLQKQLDGRISVFVGQSGVGKSSLVNSLLPEVETRVGPLSELSGQGTHTTTTARLFHFPGGGELIDSPGIREFGLGHVSRADVEAGFIEFNDLLGTCRFRDCKHDREPGCALLKALEDGRVQQQRMNSYRSIIASLPENGY from the coding sequence ATGGCCAAACGCCAACTCAATCGTCGTCAAAACTGGCGCATCGAAAAGATTCAAGGCGAGCGCGCCGCGCGCGCCGCCAAACGCGAGTCCTCGGCGGTCGAAGCCCTCGAGGGCGGCGATCTGGGCCCTGAGCAACACGGCCTGGTGATCGCCCACTTCGGTGTACAGGTCGAAGTCGAGGCCGTGGACGGCGAACAGGCCGGCCAGGTTTTCCGTTGCCACCTGCGCGCCAACCTGCCGGCACTGGTGACCGGTGATCGGGTGGTCTGGCGCGCCGGCAACCAGGGCATCGGGGTGATCGTCGCGCAACTGCCGCGCAGCACCGAACTCTGCCGCCCGGACAGCCGTGGCCAGCTCAAGCCAGTCGCTGCCAACGTCGACATGATCGTCATCGTCTTCGCACCGCTGCCCGAGCCGCACGCCAACCTGATCGACCGCTACCTGGTCGCCGCCGAACACGCCGGCATCCGCCCGTTGCTGCTGCTGAACAAGTTCGACCTGATCGACGAGCAGAACGCCCCGGCGCTCAACGCGCTGCTGGCGGTGTACCGCACGCTGGGTTATCCGGTGCTGGAAGTCTCGGCCCATCACGGCAACGGCATGGAACAGTTGCAGAAGCAGCTCGACGGGCGCATCAGCGTGTTCGTCGGCCAGTCCGGTGTCGGCAAGTCGTCGCTGGTCAACAGCCTGTTGCCGGAAGTCGAAACCCGCGTCGGCCCGCTGTCGGAGTTGTCCGGTCAGGGCACGCACACCACGACCACCGCGCGCCTGTTCCACTTCCCTGGCGGCGGTGAGCTGATCGACTCCCCGGGTATCCGTGAGTTCGGCCTGGGCCACGTCAGCCGCGCCGACGTCGAAGCCGGCTTCATCGAGTTCAACGACCTGCTCGGCACCTGCCGCTTCCGCGACTGCAAGCACGATCGCGAACCGGGTTGCGCCCTGCTCAAGGCCCTCGAAGATGGCCGCGTGCAGCAGCAACGGATGAACAGCTACCGCTCGATCATCGCCAGCCTGCCGGAAAACGGCTACTAA
- a CDS encoding caspase family protein encodes MRKGLFIGINHYAHVSPLSGCCNDAMAMASVLKTDANGDPNFKNVVLTSAEDDLGRGKLEDQIRELFSGDCNVALLYFAGHGGFDSDNDEGMLLPQDYRSAKDGIRISDILNWAAKATKIKNKVIILDCCQSGAAGEVRALRSESSVVGEGMTILTACKKEEPALEGAQHGVFTGLLLQALHGGAANILGKITPGSLYSFVDNALDAWEQRPVFKTNVSQFISLREVSPLIPKEILRKLPEWFAEAESTLRLAPSYEPTEATFDPEHGEVFAQLQKCNRHSLIEPVDAEHMYYAAIHSTGCRLTALGAYYRELAIKGHF; translated from the coding sequence ATGCGCAAGGGACTGTTTATCGGCATCAACCACTACGCGCACGTTTCGCCCTTGAGCGGTTGCTGCAACGACGCCATGGCCATGGCGTCCGTGCTGAAAACCGACGCCAACGGTGACCCCAACTTCAAGAATGTGGTGCTGACCTCGGCTGAAGACGACCTCGGCCGAGGCAAGCTCGAAGACCAGATTCGCGAGCTGTTCTCCGGCGACTGCAACGTCGCCCTGCTGTACTTCGCCGGGCACGGCGGCTTCGACAGCGACAACGATGAAGGCATGCTCCTGCCGCAGGACTATCGCAGCGCCAAGGACGGCATCCGCATCAGCGACATTCTCAACTGGGCCGCCAAAGCCACGAAAATCAAAAACAAAGTGATCATCCTCGACTGCTGCCAGAGCGGCGCGGCCGGCGAAGTGCGCGCCTTGCGCAGCGAAAGCAGCGTGGTCGGCGAAGGCATGACCATCCTGACCGCCTGCAAAAAGGAAGAGCCGGCCCTGGAAGGTGCGCAACACGGCGTGTTCACCGGTTTACTGTTGCAGGCCCTGCACGGCGGTGCGGCGAACATCCTCGGCAAGATCACACCGGGCAGCCTGTATTCCTTCGTCGACAACGCACTCGACGCCTGGGAGCAGCGCCCGGTGTTCAAGACCAACGTCTCGCAGTTCATCTCCCTGCGCGAAGTCTCGCCGCTGATCCCCAAGGAGATCCTGCGCAAACTGCCGGAATGGTTTGCCGAAGCCGAATCGACGCTCCGCCTCGCCCCCAGCTACGAACCCACCGAGGCCACATTCGACCCGGAGCACGGCGAGGTCTTCGCCCAACTGCAAAAGTGCAACCGCCACAGCCTGATCGAACCGGTCGACGCCGAACACATGTATTACGCGGCCATTCACTCCACTGGCTGCCGTCTCACGGCGCTCGGCGCCTATTACCGCGAACTCGCCATAAAAGGACACTTCTGA
- the motA gene encoding flagellar motor stator protein MotA, translating into MAKIIGIIVVFASVLGGYVLSHGKIAALIQPFEVMIIGGAALGAFLQANPGYMTMHVLKKSLSMFSSRFSHTFYLEVLGLIYEILNKSRREGMMAIEGDIEDAAASPIFAKYPAVLKDERMTAFICDYLRIMSSGNMAPHELEGLFDMELYSLKEDLEHPSHAVNGIADAMPGFGIVAAVLGIVVTMASLGEGDQKSIGLHVGAALVGTFFGILAAYGFFGPLAHSLAHDAKEELNVYEAIKASLVASASGMPPSLAVEFGRKVLYPAHRPSFAELEQAVRGR; encoded by the coding sequence ATGGCTAAAATTATCGGCATCATCGTCGTATTCGCGAGCGTGCTCGGCGGATACGTGCTCTCCCACGGCAAAATTGCCGCCCTGATCCAGCCTTTCGAGGTGATGATCATCGGTGGTGCGGCCCTCGGTGCATTCCTGCAGGCCAACCCCGGTTACATGACGATGCACGTGCTCAAGAAATCCCTGAGCATGTTCAGTTCGCGCTTCAGCCACACGTTCTATCTGGAAGTGCTCGGCCTGATCTACGAGATCCTCAACAAGAGCCGCCGCGAAGGCATGATGGCCATCGAAGGCGATATCGAAGACGCCGCTGCGAGCCCGATCTTCGCCAAGTACCCGGCCGTGCTCAAAGACGAGCGCATGACTGCGTTCATCTGCGATTACCTGCGCATCATGTCCTCCGGCAACATGGCTCCGCATGAGCTGGAAGGCCTGTTCGACATGGAACTCTACAGCCTCAAGGAAGACCTCGAGCACCCTTCCCATGCGGTGAACGGTATCGCTGACGCCATGCCCGGTTTCGGTATCGTCGCGGCAGTACTGGGTATCGTGGTGACCATGGCTTCGCTGGGTGAGGGCGATCAAAAATCCATTGGCCTGCACGTGGGTGCGGCACTGGTCGGTACCTTCTTCGGTATTCTCGCGGCCTACGGTTTCTTCGGGCCGTTGGCGCACTCCCTGGCGCACGATGCCAAGGAAGAACTGAACGTCTACGAAGCCATCAAGGCCTCGCTGGTGGCTTCGGCTTCCGGCATGCCGCCATCGCTGGCCGTGGAGTTCGGGCGCAAGGTTCTGTACCCGGCGCACCGTCCAAGCTTTGCCGAGCTGGAACAAGCCGTTCGCGGTCGTTAA
- a CDS encoding TIR domain-containing protein has translation MQTYHLFISHSWNYAHAHDNLVRLLGAKPDFTFKNFSVPPHNPIMGAQTDKQLEEAIENKIRPCSAVLIMAGMYSTYSKWINKEIEIAKRMGKVIIAIKPFGAERISTVVREAAHAECAWNTNSIIGAIRQHTAV, from the coding sequence ATGCAGACCTACCATTTGTTCATCAGCCATTCGTGGAACTACGCCCACGCCCACGACAATCTGGTGCGCCTGCTCGGCGCCAAACCGGATTTCACTTTCAAGAATTTTTCCGTGCCGCCGCACAACCCGATCATGGGCGCGCAGACCGACAAGCAGCTCGAGGAAGCCATCGAAAACAAGATCCGTCCGTGCTCGGCGGTGCTGATCATGGCCGGGATGTATTCGACCTACAGCAAGTGGATCAACAAGGAAATCGAGATCGCCAAACGCATGGGCAAAGTGATCATCGCGATCAAGCCGTTCGGCGCCGAGCGTATTTCCACGGTGGTACGTGAGGCGGCACACGCCGAGTGCGCGTGGAACACCAACAGCATCATCGGTGCGATCCGTCAGCACACGGCGGTGTAA
- the rhdA gene encoding thiosulfate sulfurtransferase, with translation MSDFSGLPLVIEPSDLLPRLDASELILVDLTSAARYTEGHLPGARFVDPKRTQLGQPPAPGLLPAKADLEALFGELGHRQDAVYVIYDDEGGGWAGRFIWLLDVIGHDKYHYLDGGLPAWLEAGMPMSIQVPPAVGGPVALTLHDEPTATREYLQSRLGAADLAIWDARGPLEFSGEKVLAAKGGHIPGAVNFEWTAGMDKARQLRIRTDMPQILDDLGITKDKEIITHCQTHHRSGFTYLVAKSLGYPRVKGYAGSWGEWGNHPDTPVEIQGSKDN, from the coding sequence ATGTCTGACTTCTCTGGCTTGCCGCTCGTCATCGAACCGAGCGACCTGCTCCCTCGGCTGGATGCCAGCGAACTGATTCTGGTGGACCTGACCAGTGCCGCCCGCTATACCGAGGGCCATCTGCCAGGCGCACGCTTTGTCGATCCGAAGCGCACCCAGCTCGGCCAGCCGCCGGCGCCGGGATTGCTGCCAGCCAAGGCCGATCTGGAAGCCCTGTTCGGTGAACTGGGTCATCGCCAGGACGCGGTCTACGTGATCTATGACGACGAAGGCGGTGGCTGGGCCGGACGCTTCATCTGGTTGCTCGACGTGATCGGTCACGACAAGTACCACTACCTCGACGGCGGTCTGCCGGCGTGGCTGGAAGCGGGTATGCCGATGTCGATCCAGGTTCCGCCTGCGGTGGGCGGCCCGGTGGCGCTGACCCTGCACGACGAGCCGACGGCCACCCGCGAATACCTGCAAAGCCGTCTCGGCGCCGCCGATCTGGCGATCTGGGATGCACGCGGACCGCTGGAGTTTTCGGGCGAGAAGGTGCTGGCCGCCAAGGGCGGACACATTCCCGGCGCGGTCAACTTCGAGTGGACCGCCGGCATGGACAAGGCGCGTCAGTTGCGGATTCGCACGGATATGCCGCAGATCCTCGATGACCTCGGGATCACCAAGGACAAAGAAATCATTACCCACTGCCAGACCCATCACCGGTCGGGCTTTACTTATCTGGTGGCCAAATCCCTCGGTTATCCGCGGGTCAAGGGCTACGCCGGTTCCTGGGGCGAATGGGGCAACCACCCTGATACGCCTGTCGAGATTCAAGGTTCTAAGGACAACTAA
- the motB gene encoding flagellar motor protein MotB, with amino-acid sequence MENNQPIIIKRVKRIAGGHHGGAWKIAFADFATAMMAFFLVLWLLSTATPEQKIAIAGYFKDPVGFSESGTPYIIDLGGTPTLAPENTLNPEVKSQPQPDKVTVDTEQVEGMAEQVEKERLELLLQELQNKVNENPQLQKFKDQILFEITPNGLRIQIMDAENRPMFDSGSARLKPYFEDILLAMADTIKAVPNKISISGHTDAKPYTGTGDFGNWELSANRANAARRALVAGSYPDEQVARVVGYASSALFDKEDPFNPVNRRIDIVVLTKKAQAAIEGSQGAEPAKPAAEGQNGAAPATPVDPNALPADQQPVPAHELRERLNLFDDAAPKPAVPGTAAPAPAAPPAAAPAPAPKQ; translated from the coding sequence ATGGAAAATAATCAGCCGATAATCATCAAGCGCGTCAAGCGCATAGCCGGTGGGCACCACGGCGGGGCGTGGAAAATCGCCTTCGCCGACTTCGCCACGGCGATGATGGCGTTCTTCCTGGTGTTGTGGCTGCTGTCCACTGCAACGCCTGAGCAGAAGATCGCCATCGCCGGTTACTTCAAGGATCCGGTCGGCTTCTCCGAAAGCGGTACGCCGTACATCATCGATCTGGGCGGCACGCCGACCCTGGCGCCGGAAAACACCCTCAACCCTGAGGTGAAGTCGCAGCCGCAACCGGACAAGGTCACGGTCGACACCGAGCAGGTCGAAGGCATGGCCGAGCAAGTCGAGAAAGAGCGCCTGGAACTGTTGCTGCAAGAACTGCAGAACAAGGTCAACGAGAACCCGCAACTGCAGAAGTTCAAGGACCAGATCCTGTTCGAGATCACCCCGAACGGCCTGCGCATCCAGATCATGGACGCCGAGAACCGGCCGATGTTCGACTCAGGTTCCGCACGCCTGAAACCGTACTTCGAAGACATCCTGCTGGCCATGGCCGACACCATCAAAGCGGTGCCGAACAAGATCAGCATCAGCGGCCATACCGATGCCAAGCCGTATACCGGCACCGGCGATTTCGGCAACTGGGAACTCTCGGCCAACCGTGCCAACGCCGCGCGGCGTGCACTGGTTGCCGGCAGCTATCCGGACGAGCAAGTGGCGCGGGTGGTGGGTTATGCCTCGTCGGCGCTGTTCGACAAGGAAGATCCGTTCAACCCGGTCAACCGCCGCATCGACATCGTGGTCCTGACCAAGAAGGCCCAGGCCGCCATCGAAGGCTCGCAAGGTGCCGAACCGGCCAAGCCCGCCGCCGAAGGTCAGAACGGCGCCGCTCCGGCAACGCCGGTCGATCCGAACGCGCTGCCGGCAGATCAGCAACCAGTGCCGGCGCACGAGTTGCGCGAACGCTTGAACCTGTTCGACGACGCCGCACCGAAACCGGCAGTGCCGGGGACTGCGGCGCCCGCGCCGGCGGCTCCACCAGCCGCCGCACCGGCGCCCGCGCCGAAGCAGTGA
- the asd gene encoding archaetidylserine decarboxylase (Phosphatidylserine decarboxylase is synthesized as a single chain precursor. Generation of the pyruvoyl active site from a Ser is coupled to cleavage of a Gly-Ser bond between the larger (beta) and smaller (alpha chains). It is an integral membrane protein.), with the protein MKERLFILSQYLLPHHLLSRLAGCVAECRVRWFKNAFTQWFAKRYQVDMSQALVEDLTAYEHFNAFFTRALKDGARPLDQTPGAILSPADGAVSQLGPIEHGRVFQAKGHSFSVLELLGGDAANAAPFMGGDFATIYLSPKDYHRVHMPLAGTLREMVYIPGRIFSVNQTTAENVPELFARNERVACIFDTERGPMAVVLVGAMIVASIETVWAGLVTPPKRELKTFRYDEAARAPIHLEKGAELGRFKLGSTAIVLFGPDQVKWAEELVAGSPVQMGQALALPTA; encoded by the coding sequence ATGAAAGAGCGTCTGTTTATCCTCAGCCAGTACCTGCTGCCTCACCACTTGCTGTCGCGCCTGGCCGGCTGCGTTGCCGAGTGCCGCGTGCGCTGGTTCAAGAATGCTTTCACCCAGTGGTTCGCCAAGCGTTATCAAGTGGACATGTCGCAAGCACTGGTTGAAGACCTGACCGCCTACGAGCACTTCAACGCGTTCTTCACCCGTGCCCTGAAGGACGGCGCGCGGCCACTGGACCAGACCCCGGGCGCAATCCTCAGCCCGGCCGACGGTGCAGTCAGCCAGCTCGGCCCGATCGAGCACGGTCGCGTGTTCCAGGCGAAGGGCCACAGCTTCAGCGTGCTGGAACTGCTCGGCGGTGACGCCGCCAATGCCGCGCCATTCATGGGCGGCGACTTCGCCACCATTTACCTGTCGCCGAAGGACTACCACCGCGTGCACATGCCGCTGGCCGGCACTCTGCGCGAAATGGTCTACATCCCGGGCCGGATCTTCTCGGTCAACCAGACCACTGCCGAAAACGTCCCGGAACTGTTCGCTCGCAACGAGCGCGTGGCGTGCATTTTCGACACCGAGCGCGGGCCGATGGCCGTGGTACTGGTCGGCGCGATGATCGTCGCGTCGATCGAAACCGTGTGGGCCGGTCTGGTCACCCCACCGAAGCGCGAACTGAAAACCTTCCGCTACGACGAAGCTGCCCGTGCGCCGATTCATCTGGAAAAAGGCGCGGAACTGGGGCGTTTCAAACTGGGTTCGACGGCGATCGTGCTGTTCGGCCCGGATCAAGTGAAGTGGGCTGAAGAACTGGTGGCGGGTTCGCCAGTGCAGATGGGCCAGGCCCTGGCCCTGCCGACTGCCTGA